The following is a genomic window from Alkaliphilus sp. B6464.
ATACTTATGGTAATGGTGCCTGGCCTGGGGGATGATATTCAGGCTATTAAGGCAGGGATAATGGAAATTGGTGATGTGTTTGCTATTAATAAAGCAGATCGTGATGGTGCTTCAAAAACTAAGGTAGAGATAGAAATGGCCTTAGATTTTAATCATAGTGAGTGGCGGCCTCCTGTTTGCGAAGTGGTGGCCCTTTACAATAAAGGTATTGATGAGTTAGTAGAAGAACTAAAAAGGCATAGAGCCTACTTAGAAACTTCTGGGCAACTAATAAAAAGAAGAACTAAAAATAGCGAATTAGAAATATTAGATTTAACTCAACAAACATTAATGAAAAGAATACTTGGAGATGCAAAGAGCCAGGAGGATATTCATACTTTATCTGAGCAGGTTGCAAATAGAGATTTAGATCCATATAGTGCCAGCAGGCAAATAATAAATAAAATAATGCAGTTTTCTAACGTATAGGAGAGTATAAAATATTATAATATACGCTTTTCGTAACATACGTTCAATAAAGGCTTATTTAATTTAAAAAGCTTACATATAAGCCTTTGTTTAAATAAAATTAAAGAAAGGTAGGACTTACCCATGAATGTTAAAAAAGTGGATCACATTGGAATAGCTGTGAAAAATTTAGATGAAACATTGAAGTTTTACCAAGATATTTTAGGTCTTGAGTGTGCAGGTACAGAGGTTGTAGAAGAACAAAAAGTAAAGGTTGCATTTTTACCAGTAGGTGATACGGAGGTAGAGCTCTTAGAGTCTACAGAAGATGATGGACCAATTGCAAAATTCATCGAGAAAAAAGGTGAAGGTATCCAGCACATTGCTTTTAGAGTAGATAACATAGAGGAAGCCATTGAAGAGATGAAGGCAAAGGGAGTAAGAATGATTGACGAGAAGCCAAGATATGGAGCAGGAGGGGCTAAAATAGCTTTTTGTCATCCTAAAAGTACAGGTGGAGTTCTTGTGGAGTTAAGTGAGAGGGAGGGATAAAAATGTCCATAAACAAATTAGAAGACCTTCGTAACCGCAAAGCAAAGATTGAGCTTGGTGGTGGCGAAAAAAGAATTGCCAGCCAGCATGAAAAAGGTAAGTTGACAGCTAGAGAAAGAATTAACCTCTTATTTGATGAAGGAAGTTTTGTAGAATTAGACGCCTTTATCAAGCATAGATGCGTTAACTTCGGCATGGAAAAGGTAGATTCTCCAGGTGAAGGTGTTGTAACAGGCTATGGTTTAGTTGATGGTAGATTGGTATATGCCTATGCACAAGACTTTACTGTTGTAGGTGGATCATTAGGGGAAATGCATGCAAAGAAAATTTGCAAGGTACAAGATTTAGCATTAAAGATGGGAGCGCCAATAGTGGGTATGAATGACTCTGGCGGGGCTAGAATCCAAGAGGGAGTAGATGCTCTATCTGGATATGGAGATATCTTCTACAGAAATACTATTGCTTCTGGGGTAGTGCCACAGATTTCTGCAATTATGGGACCTTGTGCAGGTGGAGCAGTATACTCTCCAGCACTAACAGACTTTATTTTTATGGTAGATAAAACAAGTCAAATGTTTATTACAGGTCCACAAGTTATTAAAACTGTAACTGGTGAAGAGGTAAGTGCAGAGGCCCTTGGCGGAGCAATGACACACAATAAAACTAGTGGGGTAGCACACTTTGTAACAGCGAATGATGAGGCTTGTATAGAAGAAATTAGAAGATTACTTAGCTTTTTACCTTCTAATAATATGGAAACTGCTCCTGTTTTCTATACAGAAGATGATATAAACAAAATTATTCCAGAGTTAGATGAAATTGTGCCAGAAAATCCAAATAAGCCATACGATATGAAGGCAATAATTACAGCTATTGCAGATGATTCAGATTTCTTTGAAGTACAACCCTATTATGCACAAAATATGATTACAGGTTTTGTTCGTATTAATGGACAGTCTGTAGGTATTATTGCAAACCAACCTAAAGTATTGGCAGGTTGTTTAGATATTAATGCTTCTGACAAAGCAGGAAGATTCATTAGAACATGTGACTGCTTTAATATTCCAATATTAACTCTTGTAGATGTACCAGGATTTTTACCTGGAACAAGCCAAGAATATGGTGGAATTATTCGTCATGGTGCTAAAATGCTTTATGCCTATAGTGAAGCTACGGTACCACTTATAACATTAATCGTTAGAAAAGCATACGGTGGAGCATATTTAGCTATGTCTAGTAAACATTTAGGTGCTGATATGGTACTTGCCTGGCCAACTGCTGAAATTGCGGTAATGGGACCAGAAGGAGCGGCTAACATTATATTCAAAAATGAAATTGCAGATTCTGAGGACCCACAATCTACAAGAAATCAAAAAATTGACGAATATAAAGGAGAGTTTGCTACACCTTATAAAGCTGCAGAAAGAGGTTTCGTTGATGATGTTATAGAGCCATCGGCTACTAGACCAAGAATAGTAGATGCTCTTAATATGCTAGCAAGTAAGAGAGAGAGTAGACCAGCTAAAAAACACGGTAACTTACCAGTATAGATCCTTCAATAGAAAAAAGAGGTGATTAATATATGAACTTACTGGAAAGAATGAAAGTTTCCATTGATACTATGACAATGGGAGAGAAGTTTTTAGGCAGTATAATGGTAACACTTGTGGGAGTCGGTATAGTATTTGCAGCATTAGCTATATTATACTTTGCTATTATTATTATGCAAAAAGTGGTAGGTAAATCTCAACCTAAAAAAATAGTCGATTCAAAACCTTCTCCTACTATTGAAGATGAAGTTGTAGAAGAAGAAACAGTGGATAATACAGAGCTTGTAGCGGTTATTACAGCTGCAGTAGCTGCTAGCTTAAATACTTCCACTCATAACATTATTGTTAGAAATATTACTCGTATATCGGATCAAACACCTTCTTGGGCTAAAATGGGAAGGGTAGATCAAATTAGTAATAAGCTTTAATTTAAAGAATTACATATTAAAACAATGCATTATAATCTAAACTACTATTAAGGAGGAATTGTACGATGAGAAAGTTTAATATAACTGTAAATGGTGTTTCCTATGATGTAGAAGTAGAAGAAATTAAGGATGGTATGCCAGCGCCTGCACCAAGAGCTGCAGCTCCAGTAGCACCAGTGGCAAAACCAGCAGCTTCAAAGCCATCTCCAGCGGCGAAATCAGCGCCATCGGCAGCTCCAGCAGGTGCTACAACTATTGAGGCACCAATGCCGGGAAACATTTGGAAGATAGAAGTTAAGGAAGGTCAACAAGTAAAATCTGGGGATGTACTTCTAATTTTAGAAGCTATGAAGATGGAAAATGAAATTATGGCTCCAGCTGATGGAGTTGTTGCATCTATTCATGTTGCTGAAGGTGCTGCAGTAAATGGTGGAGATATTCTAGTATCTCTTAAATAATAAAAGCACCTAAAACAATTGAAAGGAGATGCACAGATGGTTGATATAGTTGTGGAATTTTTAGGGACCACAGGTTTTGTAAACATGACAGGTGGTCAACTACTTATGATAGTTGTTTCATGTGTTTTACTATATCTAGCAATCGCAAAAGGCTTCGAACCTTTACTGCTTATTCCTATAGCTTTTGGTATGTTACTTGTTAATTTACCTCTATCTGGAATAATGGATGCTGGAGCAAATTTATTAAAATTAGGTTCACCTACAGCTGACATGATAGAAAAAGGAATACCTGCAAGTATGTATGTTGATTCACCAGGAGGATTATTGTATTATATTTATAATTCGGGAATCAAACTAGGGGTTTTTCCGCCTTTAATCTTCTTAGGTGTTGGAGCAATGACTGATTTCGGTCCACTTATTGCTAACCCAAAAAGCTTATTTTTAGGGGCAGCAGCACAGGCTGGAATATTCTTTACATTCATTGGAGCCACAGTGCTTGGCTTTACAGCTCAAGAAGCTTCTTCTATTGGAATTATAGGTGGAGCAGATGGACCTACAGCAATATTTTTAACTTCTAAGTTAGCACCTCATCTTCTAGGACCAATAGCGGTTGCAGCCTACTCTTACATGGCACTAGTTCCAATTATTCAACCTCCTATTATGAAGGCGCTTACTACAAAAGAAGAGCGAATGATTAAGATGGAGCAATTAAGAACAGTATCAAAGGTTGAGAGAGTAGTTTTTCCTATAATGGTAACTATTATAGTTTCATTAATAGTGCCAAGTGCAACAGCTTTAGTTGGTATGCTTATGCTTGGAAACCTATTTAAGGAATCTGGAGTAACAGATCGTCTTTCTAAAACAGCACAAAATGAATTAATTAATATTGTAACTATTTTACTAGGAATAAGTGTTGGAGCAACAGCTAATGCAGAAACATTTTTAAAATTAGAAACGCTTAAAATAATTGCACTAGGTATAGTTGCTTTTGGGGTAGGTACAGCAGCCGGAGTATTACTTGGAAAAGTAATGAATAAACTATCTGGTGGTAAAGTAAATCCACTTATAGGATCAGCTGGAGTTTCGGCAGTACCTATGGCAGCTAGAGTTTCTCAAGTTGTTGGACAAAAAGAAAATCCAAGTAATTTCCTATTAATGCATGCTATGGGACCTAACGTTGCAGGGGTAATTGGATCTGCTGTTGCGGCAGGTGTATTATTAACATTGTTTGGTTAAGGGAAAATATTATATTCAGTTAAGAGATACGGTGCATAGCCGTATCTTTTTCTGCTGGTGAGGAGTGAAAAAATGAGGAGTAAAATACTAGAAGAGTTATATATTAATAAGGGAAACTATATATCAGGAGAAGTGTTAAGAACTAAGCTAGGCGTTTCTCGTACTGCTATATGGAAGCATATTAATGCATTAAAGGAAGAAGGATATAATATCGAAACTATTCCTAGAAAGGGGTATATGCTTCTTGAAATGAAAGATAAACTTTTACCTAAGGAAATAGAAGCACTTATTTCTAACAATACTATGGGCCAGCAAATTGTTTATTTCGATAGTATTGATTCTACTAATAGCTATGCTAAAAAAGAGGCCAACAAACTAAAAGATGGGACTGTTATTTTAAGTGAAGAACAGCTACTGGGTAGAGGAAGAAGAGGGAGAAGCTGGTCTTCGCCTAAAGGTACGGGAATTTGGATGTCCTTAGTTTTAAAACCTAATATACCACCTACTGAAGGGGTCAAGATGACACAAATAGCAGCAGCGGCTGTATGCAAGGCCATTCGAGAATTAACGGGTCTAAATGCCTTAATTAAATGGCCAAACGATATTGTTATTAATGGCAAAAAGATTTGTGGGATTTTAACTGAGATGGCTGGAGAATTAAACGAAGTTAACTATATTATTGTAGGTATAGGTATAAATGTAAATACCGATGGATTTGAATGTGAATTGAAGGAAAAAGCTACATCCCTATTTATTGAAGGAGGTAAAAAAATAGATCGCAGGGAACTAGTAGTTAATATCTTGAAAAACTTTGAGGTATTATATAATATCTATATTAAGGATTTAGATTTAGATGAAACTTTAGTTATAGTTAAAAACTATTCTGCTATATTAGGAAAAGAAATTAAAATTATTCAAGGGAATTTAGAAAAAAAAGCTAGAGCTATAGATATTAACGACGAAGGACTATTATTAGTACAGATGGATGATGGTAGCAAAGAATTAATTTCATCGGGAGAGGTTTCAATTAGAGGTGAGAATGGGTACATATAAAACAGACCCATTGTTAATAATGAAATTATAACTAAACTGTGATTTTTTTTCGTTAATTTTATCATAATTATTGCAATATAAATTTCAACCTGTTAAAATAATATGGTGAAATAGCTGGCATCAAATTTTGAGCTAGACTAGATCTCAGTGTTTTGAAAAATTTAAATTGTCCGGCATCTGTAAAGAGCTGGAACGGAGGTGGCGAAATGATTCAAAGTACAAAAATGTCAACAAAAAAAGTAACAATCGCTGGTATGTTAGGTGCATTTTCAGTAGTACTAAGTATGACTCCAATAGGGTATATACCTATACCGATACTTGGGGTTAATGCAACCACTATGCACATTCCTGTTATTATTGGTGCAATTTTAGGTGGACCATTGGTAGGGACTATAGTAGGATTAATGTTTGGAGTTAGTAGCTTTTTAAGAGTGGGATCACCTTTTTTTGCAGATCCTTTAGTTTCTATATTGCCAAGACTATTTATAGGAGTTATGAGCTACTATACCTACAAGGCATTTAAACATTCTATCCCAGCAGCTATAGTAGGTACGCTAACTAACACTCTTGGAGTACTGTCTATGGTATATTTAAGAGGATATCTACCGTTAAATGCAGTTATTGGTGTTGCCACGCTAAATGGAATTACCGAAGCTATTGTTTCTTCTGTTATAGTGTATATAGTAATGAAAGGTTTGAAAAACTATAAAATATAATAGATAAAATAGACTAGTTGAGAAGGTGAACAAATGATCGTAGTTTTTGATGTAGGTAATACTAATATTGTATTAGGTGTTTACCGTGGAAAAGAGTTAATAGACTATTGGAGAATCGCAACGGATAAGGAAAAGACATCTGATGAATATAGTATGGTTATTCATCAATTCTTTCAATATAATGGTTTAGACATTAATGATGTTGAAGATATTATTATTTCTTCAGTAGTACCAAACATTATGTATTCTTTAGAACATGCATCAAGAAAACTTTTTAATAAAGAGCCTTTAATAGTAGGACCTGGTATTAAGACAGGTATGAATATAAAATACGATAATCCTAAACAGGTTGGAGCAGATAGAATTGTTAATGCTATTGCTGCCTATGAAAAATACGGTGGGCCATTAATAATTGTAGACTTTGGAACAGCAACAACCTTCTGTGCTATTTCGGAAACGGGAGAATACTTAGGTGGTACCATTTCACCGGGGATTAAGATTTCAAGTGATGCACTATTTGAAAAAGCCGCAAAGCTTCCAAGAGTAGAACTTGTAAAGCCGGGAAAGGTAATTTGCAAAAATACTGTTAACAGTATGCAGGCTGGCATAATATATGGTTATGTTGGTTTAGTAGAGTATATTGTAAATAAGATGAAAAAAGAGATTAGGTGTAGCTCTTGTAGGGTAATTGCTACAGGTGGACTATCAACTTTAATAGCTAGTGAAACAGAAAGTATAGACACAGTAGATAAGTTTTTATCCCTAGAAGGCTTAAATATTATTTATGAACGTAACAAGGAAGACCGAATTGCATTAAACAATAAGAGCTGGGTGTAAACCTGGCTTTTATTGTTTATATTATATATAACTGCTTTTAGTGTATTTTTATTTATATATGCAACGTGGCAGAATCAAAACTGTCCTACTTAGTAACTGGAGGTAAAAAGTATGAAAATAGATAATGTGACTTTAGATAATCCTGTTTTCTTAGCTCCTATGGCAGGTGTAACAGACCTTTCTTTTAGATTAATTTGTAAAGAGATGGGATGCGGAATGGTATATATGGAGATGGTAAGCTCCAAGGGGTTATATTATGAAGATAAGAAAACTGAAGGATTACTAAAGATTCATCCAAAAGAAAAACCTGTTGCCCTACAAATATTCGGTTCAGACCCTAATATTATGTCGAAGGCTGCTTATATGCTCAATAATCGCGAAAATGCCATATTAGATATTAACATGGGATGCCCTACACCTAAAATAGTAAAAAATGGAGATGGTAGTGCACTTATGAAGGATGTTAAGTTGGCTGGGGAAGTTGTTAAAGCAGTGGTTAAGGAATCTGTAAAGCCAGTTACGGTTAAAATACGTAAGGGTTGGGATGAAAACAGTGTTAATGCAGTGGAATTAGCAAAGATTATTGAAGAAAATGGGGCAAAGGCTATAGCTGTCCATGGTAGAACAAGAGAACAATTCTACTCAGGTAAAGCTGACTGGGATATTATTAGAAGAGTAAAGGAAGCTGTAACTATTCCTGTAATCGGAAATGGGGACGTATTTACAGTAGAAGACGGAATCAATCTATTAAAAGCAACTAAATGTGATGGTATTATGATTGGTAGGGGGAGTCAAGGGAATCCTTGGTTATTTAAAAGATTAGTACAATATATGAAAACTGGTGAACTTATTTCTGAGCCTACTGCTAGGGAGCGGATTCTTATGGCACTAAAGCATATGGATCTAGTAATTGCACATAAAAGTGAATATATTGGAATTAAAGAAATGA
Proteins encoded in this region:
- a CDS encoding biotin--[acetyl-CoA-carboxylase] ligase, producing the protein MRSKILEELYINKGNYISGEVLRTKLGVSRTAIWKHINALKEEGYNIETIPRKGYMLLEMKDKLLPKEIEALISNNTMGQQIVYFDSIDSTNSYAKKEANKLKDGTVILSEEQLLGRGRRGRSWSSPKGTGIWMSLVLKPNIPPTEGVKMTQIAAAAVCKAIRELTGLNALIKWPNDIVINGKKICGILTEMAGELNEVNYIIVGIGINVNTDGFECELKEKATSLFIEGGKKIDRRELVVNILKNFEVLYNIYIKDLDLDETLVIVKNYSAILGKEIKIIQGNLEKKARAIDINDEGLLLVQMDDGSKELISSGEVSIRGENGYI
- the mce gene encoding methylmalonyl-CoA epimerase, which translates into the protein MNVKKVDHIGIAVKNLDETLKFYQDILGLECAGTEVVEEQKVKVAFLPVGDTEVELLESTEDDGPIAKFIEKKGEGIQHIAFRVDNIEEAIEEMKAKGVRMIDEKPRYGAGGAKIAFCHPKSTGGVLVELSEREG
- a CDS encoding sodium ion-translocating decarboxylase subunit beta, whose amino-acid sequence is MVDIVVEFLGTTGFVNMTGGQLLMIVVSCVLLYLAIAKGFEPLLLIPIAFGMLLVNLPLSGIMDAGANLLKLGSPTADMIEKGIPASMYVDSPGGLLYYIYNSGIKLGVFPPLIFLGVGAMTDFGPLIANPKSLFLGAAAQAGIFFTFIGATVLGFTAQEASSIGIIGGADGPTAIFLTSKLAPHLLGPIAVAAYSYMALVPIIQPPIMKALTTKEERMIKMEQLRTVSKVERVVFPIMVTIIVSLIVPSATALVGMLMLGNLFKESGVTDRLSKTAQNELINIVTILLGISVGATANAETFLKLETLKIIALGIVAFGVGTAAGVLLGKVMNKLSGGKVNPLIGSAGVSAVPMAARVSQVVGQKENPSNFLLMHAMGPNVAGVIGSAVAAGVLLTLFG
- the dusB gene encoding tRNA dihydrouridine synthase DusB, which gives rise to MKIDNVTLDNPVFLAPMAGVTDLSFRLICKEMGCGMVYMEMVSSKGLYYEDKKTEGLLKIHPKEKPVALQIFGSDPNIMSKAAYMLNNRENAILDINMGCPTPKIVKNGDGSALMKDVKLAGEVVKAVVKESVKPVTVKIRKGWDENSVNAVELAKIIEENGAKAIAVHGRTREQFYSGKADWDIIRRVKEAVTIPVIGNGDVFTVEDGINLLKATKCDGIMIGRGSQGNPWLFKRLVQYMKTGELISEPTARERILMALKHMDLVIAHKSEYIGIKEMRKHIAWYLKGLKGTASLRNKINTIGTKVEMENVLIEYLNSEGIEV
- a CDS encoding biotin/lipoyl-containing protein, with translation MRKFNITVNGVSYDVEVEEIKDGMPAPAPRAAAPVAPVAKPAASKPSPAAKSAPSAAPAGATTIEAPMPGNIWKIEVKEGQQVKSGDVLLILEAMKMENEIMAPADGVVASIHVAEGAAVNGGDILVSLK
- a CDS encoding type III pantothenate kinase; this encodes MIVVFDVGNTNIVLGVYRGKELIDYWRIATDKEKTSDEYSMVIHQFFQYNGLDINDVEDIIISSVVPNIMYSLEHASRKLFNKEPLIVGPGIKTGMNIKYDNPKQVGADRIVNAIAAYEKYGGPLIIVDFGTATTFCAISETGEYLGGTISPGIKISSDALFEKAAKLPRVELVKPGKVICKNTVNSMQAGIIYGYVGLVEYIVNKMKKEIRCSSCRVIATGGLSTLIASETESIDTVDKFLSLEGLNIIYERNKEDRIALNNKSWV
- a CDS encoding OadG family protein codes for the protein MNLLERMKVSIDTMTMGEKFLGSIMVTLVGVGIVFAALAILYFAIIIMQKVVGKSQPKKIVDSKPSPTIEDEVVEEETVDNTELVAVITAAVAASLNTSTHNIIVRNITRISDQTPSWAKMGRVDQISNKL
- the mmdA gene encoding methylmalonyl-CoA decarboxylase subunit alpha, with the translated sequence MSINKLEDLRNRKAKIELGGGEKRIASQHEKGKLTARERINLLFDEGSFVELDAFIKHRCVNFGMEKVDSPGEGVVTGYGLVDGRLVYAYAQDFTVVGGSLGEMHAKKICKVQDLALKMGAPIVGMNDSGGARIQEGVDALSGYGDIFYRNTIASGVVPQISAIMGPCAGGAVYSPALTDFIFMVDKTSQMFITGPQVIKTVTGEEVSAEALGGAMTHNKTSGVAHFVTANDEACIEEIRRLLSFLPSNNMETAPVFYTEDDINKIIPELDEIVPENPNKPYDMKAIITAIADDSDFFEVQPYYAQNMITGFVRINGQSVGIIANQPKVLAGCLDINASDKAGRFIRTCDCFNIPILTLVDVPGFLPGTSQEYGGIIRHGAKMLYAYSEATVPLITLIVRKAYGGAYLAMSSKHLGADMVLAWPTAEIAVMGPEGAANIIFKNEIADSEDPQSTRNQKIDEYKGEFATPYKAAERGFVDDVIEPSATRPRIVDALNMLASKRESRPAKKHGNLPV
- a CDS encoding ECF transporter S component, producing the protein MSTKKVTIAGMLGAFSVVLSMTPIGYIPIPILGVNATTMHIPVIIGAILGGPLVGTIVGLMFGVSSFLRVGSPFFADPLVSILPRLFIGVMSYYTYKAFKHSIPAAIVGTLTNTLGVLSMVYLRGYLPLNAVIGVATLNGITEAIVSSVIVYIVMKGLKNYKI